A genomic region of Corallococcus macrosporus contains the following coding sequences:
- a CDS encoding Kelch repeat-containing protein, translating to MSLLRLTAVLPLVLALLAGCDSEPPTSESGSGAMHLTVYTAAAVPGDISRVTVTVSGADMVPLAKDLVLTSGAWSGVINDIPAGLQRTFVAQAFTASNTLRFEGRVEDVTVTAGATGLVTLTLQDVSGPPPFTNEAPILDSLLATPTTVAPGGSVTLTATAHDPNAGDTVSFSWAAPSGSFSAPTSANTTWTAPTQQAPVTLVLTVSDSRGATLSVNLTLNVSAGSGASTVKADFNVAPRVVTLTSTQSYLNVGAQTVLSTSATDADGDPLSYQWSATCAGTFTGASTATATFTPSAQPTGACNNCQLNVVVKDGRGGQNTGSLMLCVSKDAVVRAPPTITRAAQSSQTATAGQVLTFEVNATDPAGQALSFTWAANVGTLGTQSTGASGSVLTWTAPACLDTGVTPLLVATVGNPLGLKATQRFTVTGLPACPLAFWVAANPMFNSRTDHTAVLLGNGKVLVSGGRNNIVGHMAKSELYDPAAGTWSSVSPMPLDRSGHAAVLLDNGKVLVSGGTSSTGRPAAALLFNPATSNWSASGSMVSPRYQHTATMLSNGKVLAAGGWDSSGLASVTELYDPATGTWSATGSMVVRRDVHTATLLSNGKVLVAGGTNNVSYQAAAELYDPATGTWSATGSMTLARGYHAATLLPNGKVLVTGGAGSRIEATAELYDPATGTWSATGSMVQQRYSHTATLLSTGKVLVTGGCCAGSGGLATSELYDPATGTWSTTGSMVQQRYDHTATLLANGKVLTLGGFSASVTSSELQAADLYTP from the coding sequence GTGTCTTTGTTGCGTTTGACCGCAGTCCTCCCGCTCGTGCTGGCGTTGCTCGCTGGCTGTGACTCCGAGCCCCCCACCAGCGAGTCCGGGTCGGGTGCGATGCACCTGACCGTCTACACCGCCGCGGCCGTGCCCGGGGACATCTCGCGCGTCACCGTCACCGTCTCCGGCGCGGACATGGTCCCGCTCGCCAAGGACCTGGTGCTCACCAGCGGAGCATGGAGCGGAGTCATCAATGACATTCCCGCGGGTCTCCAGCGCACCTTCGTGGCGCAGGCCTTCACCGCGTCCAACACCCTTCGCTTCGAAGGTCGCGTCGAGGACGTCACCGTCACCGCCGGCGCCACGGGGCTGGTGACCCTCACCCTGCAGGACGTCTCCGGTCCACCGCCCTTCACCAACGAGGCGCCCATCCTCGACTCCCTGCTGGCCACGCCCACCACCGTGGCCCCGGGCGGCAGCGTCACCCTGACGGCCACGGCCCATGATCCCAACGCGGGTGACACCGTGAGCTTCTCCTGGGCGGCGCCCTCGGGCAGCTTCTCCGCGCCCACCTCGGCCAATACCACCTGGACGGCGCCCACCCAGCAGGCCCCGGTGACCCTGGTGCTCACGGTGAGCGACTCGCGCGGCGCGACCCTGTCGGTGAACCTGACCCTGAATGTCTCCGCGGGCAGTGGCGCGAGCACCGTGAAGGCGGATTTCAACGTCGCGCCCAGGGTGGTCACCCTGACGTCAACCCAGTCCTATCTGAACGTGGGCGCGCAGACGGTGCTGTCCACCTCGGCCACCGACGCGGACGGTGACCCGCTCAGCTATCAGTGGAGCGCCACCTGCGCGGGCACCTTCACGGGCGCGAGCACCGCCACCGCGACCTTCACGCCCTCGGCCCAGCCCACGGGGGCGTGCAACAACTGCCAGCTGAACGTGGTGGTGAAGGACGGCCGCGGGGGACAGAACACGGGCAGCCTGATGCTGTGCGTGTCCAAGGACGCCGTCGTGCGTGCGCCGCCGACGATTACCCGCGCCGCCCAGTCGAGCCAGACGGCCACGGCCGGCCAGGTGCTCACCTTCGAGGTGAACGCCACGGATCCCGCGGGGCAGGCCCTGAGCTTCACCTGGGCAGCCAACGTGGGCACCCTCGGCACCCAGAGCACGGGGGCCAGCGGCAGCGTCCTCACCTGGACGGCGCCCGCGTGTCTCGACACGGGCGTCACCCCGCTCCTCGTCGCCACGGTGGGCAACCCCCTGGGCCTGAAGGCGACCCAGCGCTTCACGGTGACGGGACTGCCGGCGTGCCCCCTGGCCTTCTGGGTGGCGGCGAACCCCATGTTCAACTCCCGCACCGACCACACGGCGGTCCTGCTGGGCAATGGCAAGGTGCTCGTCTCGGGGGGACGCAACAACATCGTGGGCCACATGGCGAAGTCGGAGCTGTACGACCCGGCCGCGGGCACCTGGAGCTCCGTCAGCCCCATGCCCTTGGATCGCTCCGGACATGCGGCGGTCCTGCTGGACAACGGCAAGGTGCTCGTCTCGGGGGGAACCAGCAGCACGGGCCGTCCGGCGGCGGCGCTGCTGTTCAACCCGGCCACGAGCAATTGGAGCGCCTCTGGCTCCATGGTCTCCCCGCGCTACCAGCACACGGCGACGATGCTCTCCAATGGCAAGGTGCTCGCCGCGGGGGGATGGGACTCCAGTGGCCTTGCGTCGGTGACGGAGCTGTACGACCCGGCCACGGGCACCTGGAGCGCCACCGGCTCCATGGTCGTCCGGCGCGATGTCCATACGGCGACGCTGCTCTCCAATGGCAAGGTGCTCGTCGCGGGGGGGACCAACAACGTCAGCTACCAGGCGGCGGCGGAGCTGTATGACCCGGCCACGGGCACCTGGAGCGCCACCGGCTCCATGACCCTGGCGCGCGGCTATCACGCGGCGACGCTGCTACCCAATGGCAAGGTGCTCGTCACGGGGGGCGCGGGCAGTCGCATCGAGGCGACGGCGGAGCTGTATGACCCGGCCACGGGCACCTGGAGCGCCACCGGCTCCATGGTCCAACAGCGCTACTCCCACACGGCGACGCTGCTCAGCACGGGCAAGGTGCTCGTCACGGGGGGATGCTGCGCCGGTAGTGGCGGCCTGGCGACGTCGGAGCTGTATGACCCGGCCACGGGCACCTGGAGCACCACCGGCTCCATGGTCCAACAGCGCTACGATCACACGGCGACGCTGCTGGCCAATGGCAAGGTGCTCACCCTGGGGGGCTTCTCCGCCTCCGTCACCAGCAGCGAGCTGCAGGCGGCGGACCTGTATACCCCCTGA
- a CDS encoding NTP transferase domain-containing protein, whose protein sequence is MKAIILAAGLGTRMGPLAANRPKCLVELAGAPLLDHQLAVYEHFGVDVTVMAGAYPELTQAGRNVRVVVNPAYTTGNMVSTLRFSLPVVSRTEPVLVSYGDIVFSYEVLARMLAASRDVEVAIDTQWRRLWELRMEDPTTDCESLRLEGERIVEIGSRVRSVEEVQGQYIGLLRFGPGVLHTLLERFDQRVAMDPRYWNISMTAFLQDLISEGVAVHAVPIASGWLEADNAEDLRRYTEAHNSGALAGFWSPTAAR, encoded by the coding sequence ATGAAAGCCATCATCCTGGCCGCGGGCCTGGGCACCCGCATGGGGCCGCTCGCGGCGAACCGGCCGAAGTGTCTGGTGGAGCTGGCGGGAGCGCCGCTGCTCGACCATCAGCTCGCCGTCTATGAGCACTTCGGCGTGGACGTCACGGTGATGGCCGGCGCGTATCCCGAGCTGACCCAGGCGGGCCGCAACGTGCGCGTCGTGGTGAACCCCGCGTACACGACCGGCAACATGGTCTCCACGCTGCGCTTCAGCCTGCCGGTGGTGTCGCGCACGGAGCCGGTGCTCGTCTCCTACGGGGACATCGTCTTCTCGTACGAAGTCCTGGCGCGGATGCTCGCCGCGTCCCGGGACGTGGAGGTCGCCATCGACACGCAGTGGCGCCGCCTCTGGGAGCTGCGGATGGAGGACCCCACGACGGACTGCGAGTCCTTGCGCCTGGAAGGCGAGCGCATCGTGGAGATTGGCTCACGGGTGCGCTCGGTGGAGGAGGTGCAGGGGCAGTACATCGGCCTGCTGCGCTTCGGACCCGGCGTCCTGCACACGCTCCTGGAGCGCTTCGACCAGCGCGTGGCGATGGACCCGCGTTACTGGAACATCTCCATGACGGCCTTCCTCCAGGACCTCATCTCCGAGGGAGTGGCGGTCCACGCCGTGCCCATCGCGTCTGGCTGGCTGGAGGCGGACAACGCGGAGGACCTGCGCCGCTACACCGAGGCTCACAACTCGGGAGCACTGGCGGGCTTCTGGTCTCCCACGGCGGCTCGGTAG
- a CDS encoding gamma-glutamyl-gamma-aminobutyrate hydrolase family protein (Members of this family of hydrolases with an active site Cys residue belong to MEROPS family C26.), with protein MSERRMALITQRRDSVPGRPEVRDALEDSWASGLWEAGWVPFPAVNVAAAAVAQFEALRPGLVILSGGNDAPGTGPDAVPARDETESVLLSLAARTRTPVLGVCRGAQMLARFAGMRLVPVEGHVRARHALTGPLASAWRGPVQVASFHHWGVAEDSLPDGWDVLARSEDGAVEAFASRERRSLGVLWHPERAPHHLPAVLEVMEAYEP; from the coding sequence ATGAGTGAGCGTCGCATGGCCCTCATCACCCAGCGCAGAGACAGCGTTCCGGGGCGTCCGGAGGTACGGGATGCGCTCGAGGACTCCTGGGCCTCGGGCCTGTGGGAGGCCGGTTGGGTGCCCTTCCCCGCGGTGAACGTGGCCGCGGCGGCCGTGGCCCAGTTCGAAGCCCTCCGTCCGGGGCTCGTCATCCTGAGTGGAGGCAACGACGCGCCGGGGACGGGACCGGATGCGGTTCCCGCGCGCGACGAGACGGAGTCGGTCCTGCTGTCGCTCGCCGCACGGACGCGGACGCCGGTGCTGGGCGTGTGCCGGGGCGCGCAGATGCTCGCGCGCTTCGCGGGGATGCGGCTCGTACCGGTCGAAGGCCACGTGCGTGCGCGCCATGCGCTGACAGGTCCACTCGCCAGCGCGTGGCGGGGCCCGGTGCAGGTGGCGAGCTTCCACCACTGGGGCGTGGCGGAGGACTCCCTGCCTGACGGATGGGACGTCCTCGCGCGCTCGGAGGACGGCGCGGTGGAGGCCTTCGCGAGCAGGGAGCGCCGCTCGCTGGGCGTCCTCTGGCACCCCGAGCGCGCGCCCCATCACCTTCCCGCGGTCCTTGAAGTCATGGAGGCATACGAACCATGA
- a CDS encoding PEP-utilizing enzyme: MHDSMWIWAERVLDTLAQTYGGVPLTLVFKGTVLPRPRALRVRLQAASAVIATWRGECRFIVGRTQAVREALEGADLDVAADRLLRAGDVARFELEATEASSEFLAPVGRLVLGDKARTLDLLSELHGPWRISPPHIVRGEDWARNRDAVLQRVRERFGDERVVVRSSCSAEDAWTESNAGRFLSVLDVDAGDAVAVSGAISDVFASYGPGAEEEKVFLQSYVHPVSESGVLMARHPETLASYWVVASDVSSGRTDQITSGALEKPSSAYVEHGVPRGLLPDSLRRVVTVGRELVKLMGVDALDIEFALAGGDFHLFQVRPIAKGSSRPEGNEVRRALLLADACTAHQALLRPQAPVVGEGPVYSTMTDWNPAEMIGRRPLPLARTLYGRLITDRTWAEQRAAYGYRDLRGTPLLRDFAGHAYVDVRASLNSFIPAVTPARVAEVLVSRQLARLASAPELHDKVEFEIADTCASLGLRERLRRLYASALDAGELDALATALRDITLHGLRDLPAQVEQVQRLRAHPFAPGFEGGLGPVLARLRELGTLPFAHLARTAFVVTALLKSFVREGVMDSSEQREVLQRIRTVAGQLQADALRVRRGELGLEALVAEFGHLRPGTYDIRMPRYDADPERYFGPLISGAEEPFRHDAPLSRGLHDRLSAGLRSAGLSMTSEVFLSHLGAGIAGREYGKHVFTKTLSGVLEHLAAWGEPLGLSRDDLAHLSLEQVETALPLPPREARSWCRDAVEEAREHAAAVNLIELPDILVRTSHLLFHVSSGEQPLFVTKACVRAPVLVADGLPDPERVRGNIVLLERADPGYDGLLALGVAGIVTAYGGANSHMAVRCTELQLPAAIGVGREQFRRLSGGRVMTLDCGGRRLVHE; the protein is encoded by the coding sequence GTGCACGACTCCATGTGGATCTGGGCCGAGCGCGTCCTGGACACGCTCGCCCAGACCTATGGCGGCGTGCCGCTGACGCTCGTGTTCAAGGGAACGGTGCTCCCGCGTCCCAGAGCGCTCCGCGTGCGGCTCCAGGCCGCCTCCGCCGTCATCGCGACCTGGCGGGGCGAGTGCCGCTTCATCGTTGGAAGGACCCAGGCGGTGCGGGAGGCGCTGGAGGGAGCGGACCTGGACGTGGCGGCGGACCGGCTGCTCCGGGCCGGAGATGTGGCGCGCTTCGAGCTGGAAGCAACCGAGGCCTCGAGCGAGTTCCTGGCCCCCGTGGGCCGGCTCGTCCTGGGGGACAAGGCGCGCACGCTCGACCTCCTGTCGGAGCTGCACGGGCCGTGGCGCATCTCCCCGCCACACATCGTGCGGGGCGAGGACTGGGCGCGGAACCGGGACGCCGTGCTCCAGCGGGTGCGGGAGCGCTTCGGGGACGAGCGCGTCGTGGTGCGCTCCTCCTGCTCCGCGGAGGACGCGTGGACCGAGTCGAACGCGGGCCGCTTCCTCTCCGTCCTCGACGTGGACGCGGGCGATGCCGTGGCCGTGAGCGGCGCCATCTCGGACGTGTTCGCTTCGTACGGCCCGGGGGCAGAGGAGGAGAAGGTCTTCCTCCAGTCCTATGTCCACCCCGTGAGCGAAAGCGGCGTGCTGATGGCGCGGCACCCGGAGACGCTGGCCTCGTACTGGGTGGTGGCGTCGGACGTCTCCAGCGGACGCACGGATCAGATCACGTCCGGTGCGCTGGAGAAGCCCTCCTCCGCGTACGTGGAGCACGGCGTGCCCCGGGGCCTGTTGCCGGACTCGCTCCGCCGCGTCGTCACGGTGGGCCGTGAGCTGGTGAAGCTCATGGGCGTGGATGCGCTGGACATCGAGTTCGCGCTGGCGGGCGGGGACTTCCACCTCTTCCAGGTGCGCCCCATCGCCAAGGGCTCGTCGCGGCCGGAGGGCAACGAGGTCCGCCGGGCGCTGCTGCTGGCGGATGCCTGCACGGCGCACCAGGCGCTGCTGCGGCCCCAGGCCCCCGTCGTCGGAGAAGGGCCCGTCTACAGCACGATGACGGACTGGAACCCGGCGGAGATGATTGGCCGGCGTCCGCTCCCGCTCGCGAGGACGCTCTACGGCAGGCTCATCACGGACCGGACCTGGGCGGAGCAGCGCGCGGCCTACGGGTACCGCGACCTGCGCGGCACACCGCTGCTGCGCGACTTCGCGGGGCACGCCTACGTGGACGTGCGCGCCTCGCTCAACTCCTTCATCCCGGCCGTCACGCCGGCGCGCGTGGCGGAGGTCCTGGTCTCCCGGCAGCTCGCCCGGCTGGCCAGCGCCCCCGAGCTGCATGACAAGGTGGAGTTCGAGATCGCGGACACGTGCGCGAGCCTCGGCCTGCGCGAGCGGCTTCGGAGGCTCTACGCGTCCGCGCTGGATGCGGGGGAGCTGGACGCCCTGGCCACCGCGCTGCGGGACATCACGCTGCACGGGCTGCGCGACCTCCCCGCGCAGGTGGAGCAGGTGCAGCGGCTGCGGGCCCATCCGTTCGCGCCGGGCTTCGAGGGTGGGCTCGGCCCCGTCCTCGCGCGCCTGCGGGAGCTGGGCACCCTGCCCTTCGCGCACCTGGCGCGGACGGCCTTCGTGGTGACCGCGCTGCTCAAGAGCTTCGTGCGCGAGGGCGTGATGGATTCAAGCGAGCAGCGCGAAGTGCTCCAGCGCATCCGGACGGTGGCGGGGCAACTGCAAGCGGACGCGCTCCGCGTGCGGCGGGGCGAGCTGGGCCTGGAGGCACTGGTCGCGGAGTTCGGACACCTGCGCCCGGGGACCTATGACATCCGGATGCCCCGCTATGACGCGGACCCGGAGCGCTACTTCGGCCCGCTCATCTCCGGAGCGGAGGAGCCGTTCCGCCATGACGCGCCCCTGTCCCGCGGCCTCCACGACCGGCTGAGCGCGGGCCTGCGGAGCGCCGGTCTGTCGATGACCAGCGAGGTGTTCCTCAGTCACCTGGGCGCGGGCATCGCGGGGCGCGAGTATGGCAAGCACGTCTTCACCAAGACGCTGAGTGGCGTGCTCGAACACCTGGCGGCGTGGGGCGAGCCGCTGGGGCTGAGCCGGGATGACCTCGCGCACCTGTCGCTGGAGCAGGTGGAGACCGCGCTGCCGCTTCCGCCGCGCGAGGCCCGGTCCTGGTGCCGCGACGCCGTGGAGGAGGCCCGCGAGCATGCCGCCGCCGTCAACCTCATCGAGCTGCCGGACATCCTCGTGCGCACCTCGCACCTGCTCTTCCACGTGAGCAGCGGAGAGCAGCCGCTGTTCGTCACCAAGGCCTGCGTGCGGGCGCCGGTGCTGGTCGCTGACGGGCTGCCGGACCCGGAGCGCGTGCGCGGCAACATCGTGCTGCTGGAGCGCGCCGACCCGGGCTACGACGGGCTGCTCGCGCTGGGCGTCGCCGGCATCGTCACGGCGTACGGAGGCGCGAACTCGCACATGGCGGTGCGCTGCACCGAGCTGCAGTTGCCCGCCGCCATCGGCGTGGGACGGGAGCAGTTCCGGCGGCTGTCGGGTGGGCGGGTGATGACGCTGGACTGCGGCGGGCGCAGGCTCGTCCATGAGTGA
- a CDS encoding nucleoside-diphosphate kinase, whose product MRNAASVSDLVEAFGSRPGSEEFVFTFFDPYAIGLGLAEEALAFLEREGFRVMDRRFVHYTQSSIEAVYSPNRPIALDKTWAVPSEVYLLESSCALILRTPGRSASAAFKSLKGSADPRKRSPHHLRSLLQAPTRALSMMHSSDDTRATIEEAATAFDPRELRMLLESEGRPTRRAGSTVQQLPGAVVGRAWRPSPVEFLVHLRLRLAEEVELVAPLPEPLVSPWREAADELAGLRSDPSASREVYLRVVAREAALVDDAVQAGLSHPRRPGMFDYRVEPALAATVLELLHHPALYRETDLTRLIGPLGALVRNAYERVLLRSALQEFE is encoded by the coding sequence ATGAGAAACGCAGCCAGTGTGTCCGACCTCGTGGAGGCCTTCGGCTCGCGGCCGGGGAGCGAGGAGTTCGTCTTCACGTTCTTCGACCCGTACGCCATCGGGCTCGGGCTCGCGGAAGAGGCGCTCGCGTTCCTGGAGCGCGAGGGCTTCCGGGTCATGGACCGGCGCTTCGTCCATTACACGCAGAGCAGCATCGAGGCGGTGTACAGCCCCAACCGGCCCATCGCGCTCGACAAGACGTGGGCCGTGCCCAGCGAGGTGTACCTGCTGGAGTCCTCCTGCGCGCTCATCCTCCGCACCCCGGGCCGGTCCGCCAGCGCGGCATTCAAGTCGCTCAAGGGGTCGGCGGATCCGCGCAAGCGCTCACCGCACCACCTGCGCAGCCTGCTCCAGGCGCCGACACGCGCGCTGAGCATGATGCATTCCTCGGACGACACGCGCGCCACGATTGAAGAGGCCGCCACGGCCTTTGATCCGCGCGAGCTGCGCATGCTCCTGGAGTCGGAAGGGCGCCCCACCCGTCGCGCGGGCTCCACCGTCCAGCAACTGCCCGGAGCCGTCGTGGGACGGGCGTGGCGGCCTTCACCCGTGGAGTTCCTGGTCCACCTCCGCCTGCGCCTCGCGGAGGAGGTGGAGCTCGTCGCGCCCCTGCCGGAGCCGCTGGTTTCACCGTGGCGCGAGGCCGCGGACGAGCTGGCGGGGCTGCGCTCCGACCCTTCGGCGTCCCGCGAGGTGTACCTGCGCGTCGTGGCCCGCGAGGCGGCGCTGGTGGACGACGCGGTGCAGGCAGGGCTCTCACATCCACGCCGGCCCGGGATGTTCGACTACCGCGTGGAGCCGGCGCTCGCCGCCACGGTGCTGGAGTTGCTGCACCACCCGGCGCTGTACCGCGAGACGGACCTCACGCGGCTCATCGGTCCGCTGGGGGCGCTGGTCCGCAACGCCTACGAGCGCGTGCTCCTTCGCAGCGCGCTCCAGGAGTTCGAATGA
- a CDS encoding alpha-amylase family glycosyl hydrolase — translation MSTSGNTAAPLALTRLGDALGPLYGAERAEALVRELALAAEGVRARLKPGRAAVDARPTVIAVYPDHVLDGGLAPLAALRRFLEEEVGGVGPALLHVLPPYVSDGDDGFAVVDHRAVHPRLGGWEDLERLSEVSGGLMLDLVMNHVSTAHPAFRDVLRGEGRPGDFHLFSEPRAIEWGTRVRTSSILQRFDTGTRAVWAWCTYGRAQVDLNHGSPDVFRSMAGTLLRLVEAGARVVRLDAIPHVWKRVPGGPHQPEAKLLVRALRAVTDLVAPSVRLLAETDHRAGERCYLGEELAQHDNHLAVPLLVFAAALAGESGPLVDWVNASASDAHGPDGYAFLQTHDGVHLRPMDPPLDAPTLRRVLERMERAGVRMSHADVGGEARPYELNSSLHRIFSTETGLDVERYLAAHALLFALPATPCLYFPTLFGLPDAVGVEPSNPRAANRHRYAGGALRALIHQPVHARILKSLLNLIRLRDRTPALREDSGCEAWQPAPGVLHLARSHGRQPLHVLVNFGVDPVSVPVPLREWKDLLGGRQGQDDVLLAPCEALWLVEPGSGDRT, via the coding sequence ATGAGCACGTCCGGGAACACGGCGGCCCCGCTCGCGCTGACGCGGCTGGGGGACGCGCTGGGCCCGCTCTACGGAGCGGAGCGCGCGGAGGCGCTCGTCCGGGAGCTGGCCCTGGCGGCGGAGGGCGTCCGCGCGCGCCTGAAGCCCGGGCGCGCGGCGGTGGACGCGCGGCCCACGGTCATCGCCGTGTATCCGGACCACGTGCTCGACGGGGGGTTGGCTCCGCTCGCGGCGCTGCGACGCTTCCTCGAAGAGGAGGTGGGCGGTGTGGGGCCGGCCCTGCTCCATGTGCTCCCGCCCTATGTGTCGGACGGGGATGACGGCTTCGCGGTGGTGGACCACCGGGCCGTGCATCCCCGCCTGGGGGGATGGGAGGACCTGGAGCGGCTGTCGGAGGTGAGCGGCGGGCTGATGCTCGACCTCGTGATGAACCACGTGTCCACGGCACACCCGGCGTTCCGGGACGTGCTGCGCGGGGAGGGACGGCCCGGCGACTTCCACCTCTTCTCCGAGCCGCGGGCCATCGAGTGGGGCACGCGGGTGCGGACCTCCTCCATCCTCCAGCGCTTCGACACGGGGACCCGCGCCGTTTGGGCGTGGTGCACGTACGGGCGCGCGCAGGTGGACTTGAACCACGGCTCGCCGGACGTCTTCCGGTCCATGGCGGGGACCCTGCTGCGGTTGGTGGAGGCGGGCGCGAGGGTCGTGCGCCTGGATGCCATTCCCCACGTGTGGAAGCGCGTGCCAGGAGGGCCGCACCAGCCGGAGGCGAAGCTGCTGGTGCGGGCGCTGCGCGCCGTGACGGACCTGGTGGCCCCATCGGTGCGCCTGCTCGCGGAGACGGACCACCGCGCCGGAGAGCGGTGCTACCTGGGCGAGGAGCTGGCGCAGCACGACAACCACCTCGCGGTGCCGCTGCTCGTCTTCGCGGCGGCGCTCGCGGGTGAAAGCGGCCCGCTGGTGGACTGGGTGAACGCGTCCGCGTCGGATGCGCATGGCCCTGATGGCTACGCCTTCCTCCAGACGCATGACGGCGTGCACCTGCGTCCCATGGATCCGCCGCTCGATGCCCCCACCCTGCGGCGGGTGCTGGAGCGGATGGAGCGTGCCGGCGTCCGGATGTCCCACGCGGACGTGGGAGGCGAAGCACGGCCGTACGAGCTCAACAGCTCCCTGCATCGCATCTTCTCCACGGAGACAGGGCTCGACGTCGAGCGCTACCTGGCCGCGCACGCGCTGCTCTTCGCGCTCCCTGCCACGCCCTGCCTCTACTTCCCGACGCTGTTCGGACTGCCGGACGCGGTGGGTGTCGAGCCCTCCAACCCGCGCGCCGCGAACCGGCACCGCTACGCGGGTGGCGCCCTGCGCGCGTTGATCCATCAGCCGGTCCACGCGCGCATCCTGAAGTCCCTGCTGAACCTCATCCGCCTGCGCGACCGCACGCCCGCGCTGCGGGAGGACTCCGGCTGCGAAGCATGGCAACCCGCGCCCGGGGTCCTGCACCTGGCGCGGAGCCATGGGCGTCAGCCGCTGCACGTCCTGGTGAACTTCGGCGTGGACCCCGTGTCCGTCCCCGTACCGCTCCGGGAGTGGAAGGACCTCCTCGGCGGGCGGCAGGGACAGGACGACGTCCTGCTCGCGCCTTGCGAAGCGCTGTGGCTCGTGGAGCCCGGCAGTGGAGACCGCACATGA
- a CDS encoding nucleotidyltransferase domain-containing protein, translating to MKRTHQLSSGQPLTTQTLRAHGVDVERILSELVSDPASCGVLLTGSLAAGNGTPSSDVDLMVLVPHRTSLISTKEGVRFKNSRFSEALQYCDGIEVNIELAERGRVAEIMTWMTAIAPALYKPSELKFIPIIDGPELRFLHRLRTGLPLLNPSLVASWRDEFLVELLPTYLTVRHFMEVHEYLEDAISHRAVSEESSRHVARIAVEEALVSILATLGVTSAARKWLLIESRKAMATAGEADRSLLAEGLSIHADCATGPLGECFTRIEALHRRMAQRMAAEPELARAVEFLQGSITYVLEHQG from the coding sequence ATGAAGCGCACGCATCAGCTCTCCAGTGGTCAACCGCTCACCACGCAGACGCTTCGCGCCCACGGCGTGGACGTCGAGCGCATCCTGTCGGAGCTGGTCAGCGACCCCGCCTCGTGCGGTGTGTTGCTGACGGGCTCGCTCGCGGCCGGCAATGGCACGCCCAGCTCGGACGTGGACCTGATGGTGCTGGTGCCGCACCGCACGTCGCTCATCTCCACGAAGGAGGGCGTGCGCTTCAAGAACAGCCGCTTCAGTGAAGCGCTCCAGTACTGCGACGGCATCGAGGTCAACATCGAGCTGGCGGAGCGCGGCCGCGTCGCGGAGATCATGACGTGGATGACGGCCATCGCGCCGGCGCTCTACAAGCCGTCCGAGCTGAAGTTCATCCCCATCATCGACGGCCCGGAGCTGCGCTTCCTGCACCGGCTGCGCACGGGGCTGCCGCTCCTGAACCCGAGCCTGGTGGCGAGCTGGCGGGACGAGTTCCTGGTGGAGCTGCTGCCCACCTACCTCACCGTGCGCCACTTCATGGAGGTCCACGAGTACCTGGAGGACGCCATCAGCCACCGCGCCGTCAGCGAGGAGTCCAGCCGGCACGTGGCGCGCATCGCCGTGGAGGAGGCGCTGGTCTCCATCCTCGCGACGCTGGGGGTGACGAGCGCGGCGCGCAAGTGGCTCCTCATCGAGTCGCGCAAGGCGATGGCCACCGCGGGCGAGGCGGACCGGAGCCTGCTGGCCGAAGGGCTCTCCATCCACGCGGACTGCGCCACGGGGCCGCTGGGTGAGTGCTTCACGCGCATCGAGGCGCTCCACCGGCGCATGGCCCAGCGCATGGCGGCGGAGCCGGAGCTGGCGCGCGCGGTGGAGTTCCTCCAGGGCAGCATCACCTACGTCCTCGAGCACCAGGGATGA